The proteins below are encoded in one region of Casimicrobium huifangae:
- a CDS encoding tripartite tricarboxylate transporter substrate binding protein yields the protein MSDQFTRTSRRALATLFTGAVAAVTATMSHADAGWPTKPVTIVVPFPAGGGTDAFARPLTATLSKNTGKQFIIDNRGGAGGTVGASIAAKATPDGYTFFMGAVHHAIAPSMYPKLDYDIEKSFVPVALVSSVPQVIVVNPQRVAANDLKGFIEAAKKADGKMNYGSAGNGSSHHLAGELFNGLAGTKIAHVPYKGAGPALTDLMGGQIDAMFDGMGSSAGHIKGGRIKAIAVASDKRAPGFPNIPTAAESGLNYKVSTWYGLWAPKGTPPDVIARMQAELKKAYNSDELKTIWNGLGAEVPDLYGDAFGKFVTSEIKRWGDVAKASGAKLD from the coding sequence ATGTCCGATCAATTCACGCGCACGTCCCGTCGTGCACTGGCGACGCTGTTCACCGGCGCGGTCGCAGCAGTCACAGCGACGATGTCCCATGCCGACGCTGGCTGGCCCACCAAACCAGTCACCATCGTGGTGCCGTTTCCGGCTGGTGGCGGCACCGACGCTTTTGCCCGCCCGTTGACGGCGACGCTCAGCAAGAACACGGGCAAACAGTTCATCATCGACAACCGCGGTGGCGCGGGTGGCACCGTAGGCGCATCGATCGCCGCCAAGGCGACACCGGATGGCTACACCTTCTTCATGGGGGCGGTGCATCACGCGATCGCGCCGTCGATGTACCCGAAGCTCGACTATGACATCGAGAAGAGCTTCGTGCCGGTGGCACTCGTCTCGTCGGTGCCACAGGTGATCGTTGTCAACCCGCAGCGAGTAGCTGCTAACGATCTCAAAGGCTTCATCGAGGCGGCAAAGAAGGCCGATGGCAAGATGAATTACGGCTCGGCCGGCAATGGCTCGTCGCATCATCTGGCCGGAGAACTGTTCAACGGCCTTGCTGGAACGAAGATCGCGCACGTCCCCTACAAGGGCGCAGGCCCGGCACTGACCGACCTGATGGGTGGCCAGATCGATGCGATGTTTGACGGCATGGGTTCCAGCGCGGGCCACATCAAGGGCGGGCGCATCAAGGCCATCGCCGTGGCGAGCGACAAGCGCGCGCCCGGCTTCCCGAATATCCCCACAGCGGCTGAATCGGGGCTCAACTACAAGGTGTCAACCTGGTACGGCCTGTGGGCGCCGAAAGGCACGCCACCGGACGTGATTGCCAGGATGCAGGCTGAGCTGAAAAAGGCGTACAACTCCGACGAGCTGAAGACCATCTGGAACGGGCTGGGCGCCGAAGTGCCCGACCTCTACGGCGATGCCTTCGGCAAATTCGTCACCAGCGAAATCAAGCGCTGGGGCGATGTGGCCAAGGCTTCGGGGGCGAAGCTCGACTAG
- a CDS encoding M48 family metallopeptidase: MLSDIAPVSARYFPAEGSVRARAATLTLAEQIGTLRLSVDGESAARDIAVSELRASERFATATRTVHLANGDMLEVDDSAQLSRLLTAAGKPDALVTRWQHSLHMVAFSLIASLVIGVAAYLWGLPVAADVLARRVPDSWSKALDRAVIAQLTTQGSLEPSKLDAETQARLRARFQQIAASTAGSPVVDIRFQRIGNMANAFALPGGTIVFLDGIVNMAPDDAALAGVFAHELGHVQHRHGLRTLIRTAAVSAVAAWYFGDFTSLANAAIIMSQLSYSRDFETEADDEAIAGMRANSVDPRSIAELFRRMRDRGPFDDDEPKEKSTGDTDPKSANKTKRSGPLFSIPEFLSTHPDIERRIERFEKAR, encoded by the coding sequence TTGCTCTCTGACATTGCCCCCGTCAGCGCACGCTACTTCCCGGCAGAGGGCAGCGTTCGCGCCCGCGCTGCAACCCTCACGCTTGCAGAGCAAATCGGCACCCTCAGGTTGAGCGTGGACGGCGAAAGCGCTGCGCGCGATATCGCAGTGAGTGAGCTGCGCGCTTCGGAGCGCTTCGCCACCGCTACGCGCACCGTCCATCTCGCCAATGGCGACATGCTGGAAGTGGACGACAGCGCGCAACTCTCCCGTTTGCTGACCGCAGCCGGCAAGCCCGATGCACTAGTGACCCGCTGGCAACACAGTCTGCACATGGTCGCGTTTTCGTTGATCGCGAGCCTTGTGATTGGTGTGGCGGCTTACCTGTGGGGGTTGCCAGTTGCAGCAGATGTGTTGGCGCGGCGGGTACCGGATTCATGGTCAAAAGCGCTTGATCGTGCCGTCATCGCGCAGTTGACGACGCAGGGCAGCCTGGAGCCGAGCAAGCTGGACGCTGAAACACAGGCCCGCTTGCGCGCCAGGTTCCAGCAGATCGCCGCGAGCACTGCGGGCAGCCCGGTGGTGGATATCCGCTTCCAGCGCATTGGCAACATGGCCAACGCGTTCGCGCTACCCGGCGGCACGATCGTCTTTCTCGACGGCATCGTCAACATGGCGCCGGACGACGCCGCGCTCGCCGGGGTATTCGCCCACGAGCTGGGCCACGTGCAGCACCGGCATGGCCTGCGCACGCTGATCCGTACCGCCGCTGTATCGGCGGTCGCCGCCTGGTACTTCGGAGACTTCACCTCGTTGGCCAACGCCGCGATCATCATGAGTCAGCTGAGCTATTCGCGTGACTTTGAGACCGAAGCCGATGACGAGGCGATCGCCGGGATGCGGGCCAACAGCGTTGATCCACGCTCAATCGCCGAATTGTTCCGCCGCATGCGTGACCGCGGCCCATTCGATGATGACGAGCCAAAAGAAAAATCCACCGGCGATACCGACCCAAAGTCGGCGAACAAAACGAAGCGAAGCGGCCCGCTGTTCTCGATTCCCGAGTTCCTGAGCACCCATCCCGACATCGAACGCCGGATCGAACGCTTCGAAAAGGCGCGCTGA
- a CDS encoding malonyl-CoA decarboxylase domain-containing protein yields the protein MPNVLAELSPVPALRKAAQQISQLSSERRVAKLVRECHRLLSVRAEANSPVIAQAIIGEIETLAESEYDALFEALARQFSPEPDAVLNAAQAYAAGPSAITLAALSAVAEPPRQELFRRLNRAPGGTAALVRLRRRMLKRLREHSEWQSVEADLLHLLSSWFNPGFLEMRRVDWSSPAHLLEQIIRHEAVHAIDGWDDLRRRLQPDRRCFAFFHPQLAETPLIFVEVALVAAMPDAIAPLIDKNSPITSPKHFRVAAFYSISNCEPGLRGVSLGNFLIKRVAEALQAELPQLKTFCTLSPIPGFMAWLSRGKAALVYDGLKPATLKRLNAALDILAKATQSDFSRLANRDLVSGLDESAREALLALAGAYLIHESPRTQGDPVARFHLDNGARLERLNALADLSPKGLRQSAGLMVNYLYNLDRVEQSHEDFVNGTVTHARAVSSLL from the coding sequence GTGCCTAACGTGCTGGCCGAACTCTCCCCCGTCCCTGCGCTGCGCAAGGCGGCACAGCAAATCTCGCAGCTCTCCAGCGAGCGTCGCGTTGCCAAACTCGTGCGCGAGTGCCACCGCCTGCTCTCGGTGCGTGCCGAGGCCAACTCACCGGTGATCGCGCAGGCCATCATCGGCGAGATCGAAACGCTCGCCGAGAGCGAATACGACGCCCTGTTCGAGGCGCTCGCGCGGCAGTTCTCGCCGGAGCCGGACGCAGTGCTCAACGCGGCGCAAGCCTACGCGGCCGGCCCTTCCGCCATCACGCTGGCTGCGCTGTCGGCCGTGGCCGAACCGCCACGACAGGAACTCTTCCGCCGCCTCAACCGCGCGCCGGGCGGTACGGCGGCGCTGGTGCGCCTGCGCCGCCGGATGCTCAAGCGGCTGCGCGAGCACAGTGAGTGGCAATCGGTCGAGGCCGATCTGCTGCATCTGCTGTCGTCCTGGTTCAACCCCGGCTTTCTTGAAATGCGGCGCGTTGACTGGAGTTCGCCAGCGCACCTGCTCGAGCAGATCATCCGGCACGAGGCGGTGCATGCAATCGACGGCTGGGACGATCTGCGCCGGCGCCTGCAACCCGACCGCCGCTGCTTCGCGTTCTTTCATCCGCAACTGGCGGAAACGCCGCTGATCTTTGTCGAGGTGGCGCTGGTCGCAGCGATGCCGGACGCCATCGCGCCGCTGATCGACAAGAATTCGCCGATCACGTCACCAAAGCACTTCCGCGTTGCGGCGTTCTATTCAATCAGCAACTGCGAGCCGGGTTTGCGTGGCGTGTCGCTGGGCAACTTCCTGATCAAGCGGGTGGCCGAGGCACTTCAGGCGGAACTGCCGCAACTGAAGACCTTCTGCACGCTGTCGCCGATCCCCGGCTTCATGGCGTGGCTGTCGCGCGGCAAGGCGGCGCTGGTCTACGATGGTCTGAAACCGGCAACGCTGAAGCGGCTCAACGCCGCACTCGATATCCTGGCCAAAGCCACGCAATCCGATTTTTCGCGCCTGGCAAACCGGGACCTCGTCAGCGGTCTCGACGAGTCAGCGCGTGAAGCACTGCTTGCGCTTGCGGGAGCCTATCTGATCCACGAGTCACCGCGCACCCAGGGTGACCCGGTGGCGCGCTTTCACCTCGATAACGGGGCGCGACTGGAGCGACTGAACGCGCTCGCCGACCTGTCGCCCAAGGGGCTCAGGCAGTCCGCCGGACTGATGGTGAACTATCTCTACAACCTCGATCGTGTCGAGCAGTCGCACGAGGATTTTGTCAACGGCACCGTGACGCACGCGCGGGCGGTGTCGTCGCTGCTGTGA
- a CDS encoding NAD(P)/FAD-dependent oxidoreductase, whose translation MQEFDVLIVGAGIAGASLAWRLAARRKVLLIEREAFPGMHSTGRSAAMFMESYGPPGVRALTRASRAFYEHPPSGFCDTPLLSRRGALYVAMHGQEELLADTARELTTHGGAIEQLDAAATLARVPCLRPELVHGALYEAAAEDIDVHVLHQGFLRGFKSQGGTLHTETQVSTAAHNAGGWDIGLSSGDAIRTTVVVDAAGAWADEVAALFAAPAVGLVPRRRSAFTFKTPDGMDVTSWPAVVGVDEGWYFKPDAGRLLGSPANADDTVPHDVMPEELDIAIGIDRLQTATTLTIRRPERTWAGLRSFVSDGELVIGFDNHAPGFFWLAAQGGYGIQSAAGASELATALICSEPLPDSLRVAGVDPTVFRPGRLR comes from the coding sequence GTGCAGGAGTTTGACGTTCTCATCGTTGGTGCAGGTATCGCCGGTGCGTCGCTGGCGTGGCGACTGGCGGCGAGACGCAAGGTGCTGCTGATCGAGCGCGAGGCTTTCCCAGGCATGCACTCCACCGGCCGCTCGGCGGCGATGTTCATGGAGAGTTACGGGCCACCGGGTGTGCGTGCGCTGACGCGTGCGAGCCGCGCCTTTTATGAGCATCCACCATCAGGCTTTTGCGATACGCCGCTGTTGTCCCGACGCGGCGCACTGTACGTCGCGATGCACGGGCAGGAGGAACTGCTGGCGGACACCGCCCGTGAACTGACCACGCACGGAGGTGCGATTGAGCAACTCGACGCAGCAGCGACGCTCGCGCGGGTGCCCTGCCTGCGGCCGGAGCTCGTTCACGGCGCGCTGTACGAAGCGGCGGCTGAAGATATCGACGTGCATGTGCTGCATCAGGGCTTCCTGCGCGGCTTCAAATCGCAGGGCGGTACGTTGCATACGGAGACCCAGGTGAGCACCGCAGCACACAACGCTGGTGGTTGGGACATTGGGCTGAGCAGCGGTGATGCGATTCGTACGACGGTGGTGGTGGACGCGGCGGGCGCCTGGGCAGACGAGGTGGCAGCGCTGTTTGCAGCGCCTGCGGTTGGTCTGGTGCCGCGCCGCCGCAGCGCCTTCACCTTCAAGACGCCGGATGGCATGGATGTGACGTCATGGCCGGCGGTGGTCGGCGTTGACGAGGGCTGGTACTTCAAACCGGATGCTGGCCGCCTGCTTGGCTCCCCGGCGAATGCTGACGACACGGTGCCGCACGACGTGATGCCCGAGGAGCTCGACATCGCAATTGGCATTGACCGTCTGCAAACCGCGACGACGTTGACCATCCGCCGGCCAGAACGCACGTGGGCCGGCCTGCGTTCGTTCGTTTCCGACGGCGAACTGGTGATCGGTTTTGACAATCACGCGCCCGGCTTCTTCTGGCTCGCCGCGCAGGGCGGCTATGGCATCCAGAGTGCGGCTGGCGCGAGTGAGCTGGCAACGGCGCTCATCTGCAGCGAGCCCCTGCCAGACTCGCTTCGCGTCGCGGGGGTTGACCCCACCGTGTTTCGCCCCGGCCGCTTGCGTTGA
- a CDS encoding SPFH domain-containing protein yields MSNRIKSLIQAIRNGFARITSRREPIIGDDTLAETVVAPAPYRGPGLGQRIGDGLRRHRWVALGVLVAGGIGYGLYSHPPVRTVEAGETGIRINRMTGDVSEWRDGTVLVLPALHQWRTLQLRDQTYRPGAKAGDAPFQSVEGLSFGADLVVRYAVDSNQIAALASKLPDNIEGEIVEPAVQGVIFKVLARYTVREIFSSKRAEIQQTIESELKPRLAADGIVLRAVQMGKVDLPDDYRRGMEKLLAEELESEKMRFTLELKDKRVKETALEAEAQKVRREKAAEAAANEQIIAARAQEEAMKHVLPFKQKQIEQRQLEAEAERLVRIKSAEGAAQARRIEANGEADSRQKLADAEAYRLDRVGKVASEQMAREGALISKHPLLIQKTMADKLSDKISVIIAPPSTNGDFIGASLLGTTRNGKAGNDREEQVSRVANGSDKEGE; encoded by the coding sequence ATGTCCAATCGCATCAAATCCCTCATTCAGGCCATCCGTAACGGCTTCGCCCGCATCACGTCGCGCCGCGAGCCAATCATCGGCGATGACACACTCGCCGAGACAGTCGTGGCACCTGCCCCCTATCGTGGCCCGGGCCTCGGGCAGCGCATTGGCGACGGCCTGCGTCGCCATCGTTGGGTCGCCTTGGGCGTGCTGGTGGCTGGCGGCATTGGCTACGGTCTCTACAGCCATCCGCCCGTGCGTACCGTGGAAGCGGGGGAAACCGGTATTCGCATCAACCGCATGACAGGTGATGTCAGCGAGTGGCGCGATGGCACCGTGCTGGTGCTGCCTGCGCTACATCAGTGGCGGACGCTGCAACTGCGCGATCAAACCTATCGGCCGGGTGCGAAGGCCGGGGACGCGCCCTTCCAGTCGGTTGAAGGCCTCTCGTTCGGCGCCGATCTCGTGGTGCGCTACGCCGTTGACAGCAACCAGATTGCAGCCCTTGCCAGCAAGCTGCCCGACAACATCGAAGGCGAGATCGTGGAGCCCGCAGTGCAGGGCGTGATCTTTAAGGTGCTGGCACGTTACACGGTACGCGAAATCTTCTCGTCGAAACGCGCCGAAATCCAGCAAACGATCGAATCCGAATTGAAGCCACGTCTCGCTGCCGATGGCATCGTGCTGCGCGCCGTGCAGATGGGCAAGGTCGATCTGCCGGATGACTACCGTCGCGGCATGGAAAAGCTGCTGGCGGAGGAACTGGAGTCCGAGAAGATGCGCTTCACGCTTGAGCTGAAAGACAAGCGAGTCAAGGAGACGGCCCTCGAAGCCGAGGCGCAGAAGGTGCGTCGCGAGAAGGCAGCAGAAGCCGCGGCCAATGAGCAAATCATCGCCGCCCGCGCGCAGGAAGAAGCGATGAAGCACGTGCTGCCGTTCAAGCAGAAGCAGATCGAACAACGCCAGCTCGAGGCCGAAGCCGAGCGGCTGGTACGCATCAAGTCGGCCGAAGGCGCCGCACAGGCCCGCCGCATCGAGGCCAATGGCGAAGCGGATTCACGGCAAAAGCTCGCCGACGCGGAGGCCTATCGCCTGGATCGCGTTGGCAAGGTGGCCAGTGAACAGATGGCGCGCGAAGGTGCCTTGATCAGCAAGCACCCGCTGCTGATCCAGAAGACCATGGCCGACAAACTCTCCGACAAGATCTCGGTAATCATCGCGCCCCCTTCCACCAATGGCGATTTCATCGGTGCCAGCCTGCTTGGCACGACGCGCAATGGCAAGGCCGGCAATGACCGCGAAGAACAGGTGTCACGTGTGGCCAACGGCAGCGACAAGGAGGGCGAATAA
- a CDS encoding YjgN family protein — MSDIASVPASPGSTTAAPAGEPQRFEFTGSGSEYFKIWIVNVLLTIVTLGIYSAWAKVRRLRYFYNNTRFAGSSFDFHGSPIAILKGRIIAVLLILLINVPFLGIAVLLAYLLALPWLLYRSMRFHLSNTTWRNLRFAFLGDAKGAYSALLLPIGIVVAAGAVSGLSMLISPFLGMGLLILTMLGFYGIGPYIQYRLRRYYTAGARAGTSEFGLHIGVGQYYLVYLVAVGYMMAIGAVASVLIAMTLGVDIATIATKGDMPIGKLAAVIIMVGGFYVALLAVGPLILAMLQNTVWRGTSLAGQRFHSDLAVPNFMLNWLGLTLLTIITLGLYRPFAAMTLARMRIEAMSWTGTADDLVAVLREGSQRAVGSEVADLMDVDIAL; from the coding sequence ATGTCTGACATTGCATCAGTACCGGCGTCGCCGGGATCGACAACCGCGGCGCCTGCAGGCGAACCGCAGCGATTCGAATTCACCGGCTCCGGGTCGGAATACTTCAAGATATGGATCGTCAACGTACTGCTGACGATCGTCACGCTCGGCATCTACTCAGCGTGGGCCAAAGTGCGGCGGCTGCGTTACTTCTACAACAACACGCGCTTTGCCGGATCAAGCTTCGACTTTCATGGCTCGCCCATTGCCATCCTCAAGGGCCGCATCATTGCGGTGCTGCTGATCCTGCTGATCAATGTGCCCTTTCTTGGCATTGCGGTATTGCTGGCGTACCTGCTGGCGTTGCCCTGGCTGCTTTACCGTTCAATGCGATTCCATCTGTCGAACACCACGTGGCGCAATCTGCGCTTCGCATTTCTGGGCGATGCCAAAGGCGCTTACTCGGCACTTTTGCTGCCGATTGGCATTGTGGTCGCGGCCGGAGCAGTGAGCGGGCTGTCGATGCTGATTTCGCCGTTTCTCGGCATGGGCCTGCTGATCCTGACCATGCTGGGCTTCTATGGCATCGGGCCCTACATCCAGTATCGTCTGCGCCGCTACTACACGGCGGGCGCCCGTGCCGGTACCAGCGAATTCGGCCTGCATATTGGCGTCGGACAGTACTACCTGGTTTACCTCGTCGCGGTCGGGTACATGATGGCAATCGGTGCGGTGGCCTCGGTGCTGATCGCGATGACACTTGGCGTGGACATCGCAACCATCGCTACCAAGGGTGACATGCCAATCGGCAAACTGGCAGCAGTCATCATCATGGTCGGTGGTTTCTACGTGGCCCTGCTGGCGGTCGGTCCGCTGATTCTTGCCATGTTGCAAAACACCGTCTGGCGCGGTACCTCGCTGGCCGGGCAGCGCTTCCACTCTGATCTCGCAGTGCCCAATTTCATGCTGAACTGGCTTGGTTTGACGCTGTTGACCATCATCACCCTCGGCCTCTACCGTCCGTTCGCGGCCATGACGCTGGCGCGCATGCGGATTGAGGCGATGTCGTGGACTGGAACTGCCGATGATCTGGTTGCCGTGCTGCGCGAAGGCTCGCAGCGTGCCGTGGGCTCCGAGGTTGCCGATCTGATGGACGTTGATATTGCTCTCTGA
- a CDS encoding malonate--CoA ligase → MNNENLFAALRAAFPDDLDATAIDAADSATGANLKRHSWRDMDEATARIANLLTSMNLPAGSRVAVQTEKSVEALMLYLGVLRAGYVYLPLNTAYQAAEIEYFIGNAEPAVVVCAPKSLPWVQPIADVAKVAKVFTLDENGQGTLTEAAATQSTVHTVATRKADDLAAILYTSGTTGRSKGAMLSHRNLLSNAQTLLDYWGWSSKDVLIHALPIFHVHGLFVASHCALLAGARMIWFAKFDPTAVIKRLPEATVFMGVPTLYVRLLANASPQLTREACANMRLFVAGSAPLLIETFNEFHERTGHTILERYGMSETCMLTSNPYRAAEGERRGGTVGFPLPGVSVRVADDKGGTCAVDEIGGIEVRGPNVFGGYWRMPEKNKEEFTADGWFKTGDVGKIDARGYVTIVGRSKDLIISGGYNVYPAEIEGYINEMPGVAESAVVGLPHPDFGEGVIAVVVAKAGTMLDGDAIVAALKGKIANFKVPKRVFIAADLPRNAMGKVQKNLLRQEHAKLFES, encoded by the coding sequence ATGAACAACGAAAACCTCTTCGCAGCGCTACGCGCCGCATTCCCGGATGACCTCGATGCCACCGCGATCGACGCGGCGGATAGCGCGACTGGCGCCAATCTCAAACGTCACTCCTGGCGCGACATGGATGAGGCGACAGCGCGTATCGCCAACTTGCTGACCAGCATGAATCTGCCTGCTGGCAGTCGCGTCGCAGTGCAGACCGAGAAGAGCGTCGAAGCGCTGATGCTGTACCTCGGGGTATTGCGGGCGGGCTATGTTTATCTGCCGCTCAACACGGCGTACCAGGCGGCGGAGATCGAATACTTCATCGGCAACGCCGAGCCCGCGGTGGTCGTCTGCGCGCCGAAATCGCTTCCTTGGGTGCAGCCGATCGCCGATGTTGCGAAGGTCGCCAAAGTGTTCACGCTGGATGAGAACGGTCAGGGCACGCTGACCGAAGCCGCTGCTACGCAGTCGACAGTGCACACGGTCGCCACGCGCAAAGCGGATGATCTCGCCGCGATCCTTTACACCAGCGGCACCACCGGGCGCAGCAAGGGCGCGATGCTGTCGCACCGCAATCTGCTGTCGAATGCGCAGACCCTTCTTGATTACTGGGGTTGGTCAAGCAAGGATGTGCTGATTCACGCGCTGCCGATATTTCATGTGCACGGACTGTTTGTGGCCTCGCATTGCGCGCTGCTCGCGGGCGCACGGATGATCTGGTTCGCAAAGTTTGATCCGACGGCAGTCATCAAGCGCCTGCCCGAGGCGACGGTGTTCATGGGCGTGCCGACGCTCTATGTGCGCCTGCTGGCCAACGCGTCGCCGCAGCTCACTCGCGAGGCCTGCGCCAACATGCGGCTGTTCGTCGCGGGATCGGCGCCGCTGCTGATCGAAACCTTCAACGAGTTCCACGAGCGGACGGGTCACACCATTCTCGAACGTTACGGCATGAGCGAAACCTGCATGCTGACCTCGAATCCCTATCGCGCGGCCGAGGGCGAACGGCGCGGCGGTACGGTCGGCTTTCCGCTACCGGGCGTCAGCGTGCGCGTCGCTGATGACAAGGGCGGTACCTGCGCGGTGGACGAGATCGGCGGCATTGAAGTGCGCGGCCCCAATGTGTTTGGCGGCTACTGGCGCATGCCGGAAAAGAACAAGGAAGAATTCACGGCCGATGGCTGGTTCAAGACCGGTGACGTCGGCAAGATCGATGCGCGCGGCTACGTGACCATCGTTGGCCGCAGCAAGGATCTGATCATCAGCGGCGGTTACAACGTCTACCCTGCCGAGATTGAGGGTTACATCAACGAGATGCCCGGCGTCGCCGAATCAGCGGTGGTCGGCCTCCCACACCCGGATTTCGGCGAAGGTGTCATCGCTGTCGTGGTGGCCAAAGCCGGGACCATGCTGGATGGCGACGCCATTGTTGCCGCATTGAAAGGCAAAATCGCCAACTTCAAGGTGCCGAAACGCGTCTTCATCGCAGCGGACCTGCCACGCAACGCGATGGGCAAGGTGCAGAAGAACCTGCTGCGGCAGGAGCACGCGAAACTGTTCGAATCATAG